The following are from one region of the Rhodopirellula sp. P2 genome:
- a CDS encoding DUF1571 domain-containing protein, which produces MPTPSLTHRLRLKSLFASSLALSCVALGSLSGPQEVCADESTSASQQTAHVGNFDDGRVSVQKIAVEDATDQLAKQAIAELGLDDSNVIQQVSATSPVTSPVTSFSAKETLVPLMDAKGTAGNPDDHRSTPPIADHPLGWALGFAQAHADHIRQHVSDYSCKLIKRERIDGVLQTPQIMDVAVRVEQANEQGDVSPMSVFLQYQSPRTLRDRRVLYIEGENEGKARVRKGGGALSYLVLSIDPHGRQAKEQSNYPITDIGFDKIMNRLIGLIEFDMENDPSGDNTEVTYFRNARVMGRPATHIQIVHPTQEGGVTFHRANAFIDDELHVPIRLEVYDWPASEGDSPELKEEYTYADLKLNVGLADATFASTRLKGKLNGHVGLTEADSKVSPNAVAKD; this is translated from the coding sequence ATGCCGACCCCATCGCTGACTCACCGCCTTCGACTGAAAAGCCTTTTTGCGTCCTCACTGGCACTGTCGTGTGTCGCGTTGGGATCGCTGTCTGGCCCGCAAGAGGTTTGTGCTGACGAAAGTACTTCAGCGTCCCAGCAGACTGCCCACGTTGGCAATTTTGATGATGGACGAGTGTCGGTGCAGAAGATTGCTGTGGAAGACGCCACTGACCAGTTGGCCAAGCAGGCAATCGCCGAGCTGGGATTGGACGATTCAAACGTCATCCAGCAAGTGTCGGCCACATCGCCGGTGACATCGCCGGTGACATCGTTCTCCGCGAAAGAGACCTTGGTTCCGTTGATGGACGCGAAGGGCACCGCCGGCAATCCGGATGATCATCGATCAACCCCACCAATCGCCGATCATCCTTTGGGTTGGGCGCTCGGGTTTGCCCAGGCCCATGCTGACCACATTCGTCAACACGTCAGCGACTACAGTTGCAAGCTGATCAAACGCGAACGGATTGATGGCGTTTTGCAGACGCCTCAAATCATGGACGTGGCGGTTCGAGTGGAACAAGCCAACGAGCAAGGTGATGTCTCGCCGATGTCGGTGTTTCTGCAGTACCAGTCACCACGCACCCTTCGTGATCGTCGTGTGCTCTACATCGAGGGCGAGAACGAAGGCAAAGCCCGGGTTCGAAAAGGCGGTGGAGCACTGAGCTACCTCGTGTTGTCGATTGATCCACATGGTCGGCAAGCCAAAGAACAAAGCAACTACCCGATCACGGACATTGGATTTGACAAGATCATGAACCGTTTGATCGGGTTGATCGAATTCGACATGGAGAATGATCCCAGCGGTGACAACACCGAAGTGACCTACTTTCGCAACGCCCGGGTGATGGGCCGTCCAGCCACGCACATTCAAATCGTTCATCCAACCCAGGAAGGCGGGGTCACATTCCATCGTGCCAACGCGTTCATCGACGACGAACTGCACGTGCCGATTCGTTTGGAGGTCTACGATTGGCCAGCTTCGGAAGGTGATTCACCTGAGTTGAAGGAAGAGTACACCTACGCGGATCTGAAGCTGAACGTCGGTTTGGCGGATGCCACGTTTGCATCGACTCGCTTGAAAGGCAAACTGAACGGCCACGTTGGTCTGACCGAAGCCGATTCGAAAGTCAGTCCCAACGCCGTTGCCAAAGACTGA
- a CDS encoding PVC-type heme-binding CxxCH protein: MSHESTLDPQPMNCSPLLQKRTDAIPDHDLAALKKKRQRFLRLCCVIVFLAGCAWLQPHACVSAQSPRAAVLQPLQEFNPPEIHVPDGFTVELAAGPPLVEHPTFATLDDQGRMFVCENAGVNMTAEELEEHLPNSIRLLEDTNADGRFDKSTVFADNMTFPMGGAWHDGALYVASPPSIWRLEDTDGDGVADQREVIVDKFGYTGNAASIHGCVLGPDGRLHWCDGYHGHEIKDAEGTITSQRFGSYLFSCFPDGSDVRIHCGGGMDNPVEVDFTDEGEMLGTVNIFETRPRADCLVHWLHGGAYPHREQVLSELKVTGDVLGAVHHFGHVAVSGTTRYRSGILDADWRDNLFATFFNSGKVVRIQLHRDGASFRASQREFLTCQSRDFHPTDVTEDADGSLLVVDTGGWFYRGCPTSQFAKPDVQGGIYRVRRRTATKHGDPRGNQIDWAGQADSEPVKLLTDSRFAVRERAIAECAKRGNSIVPSLTQTLGHPEPLARRNAVWALTRIIGNAQKNRPPTPHPTSTAAKTTASNRQHHAMISSTWNEARAAIRQALDDRHPSVRQAACRSIATYPDPAALGRLLKMIQHDEPPIRREAATALGRLGDAKAVPALLEALNNAGDRTEEHALVYAMIEIDDPEKTRVGLAANNANVQRGTLFALDQMDSGNLTVEEVVPLAAADDPELQRAAAEIFSRHPEWSLHSVVVIAELLKRPQSAERNQVVIRKLTTRSLSDDSVGSLIGRLLGASNTPRQTYDLLLAAIADGRDVTLHDSWIEPLKRLLNEAAAASQNSNSAVSSPPEQRDRFERTLAALSAIRSDRFRSQLNQMGANESIPVPLRVAAIEAASEEHGRLTDFSLALLLGLLDGSPQEGLTAAQKIGGSGLSESQLIQLAPRLASVPPSQLQELIRPFQRSQNPDVAKAFLTAMKDSRSLTSLTPTQFSDTIMRYPRDLLPEANELLDRIQRETQARLARLDRLLPKLSQGDAERGRQLFFSEKSKCATCHRVGSKGGQIGPDLTTIGANRADRDLLESIVFPSATIVRDYETYSVLTVDGRVLTGLIARETSDALHLQQQTGEPVAIAHDDIEEMVPSIVSTMPSDLDKTLSESELADVVAYLKSLNQLAPPEAATGTEK; the protein is encoded by the coding sequence ATGTCTCACGAATCAACACTGGACCCCCAACCAATGAACTGTTCGCCGCTGCTGCAAAAGAGGACGGATGCAATTCCTGATCACGATCTTGCTGCCCTGAAGAAAAAAAGACAGCGATTTCTCCGCCTGTGTTGCGTGATCGTGTTCCTCGCCGGGTGTGCGTGGCTGCAACCACACGCTTGCGTCTCCGCCCAATCTCCACGGGCCGCTGTTCTCCAACCACTGCAGGAATTCAATCCGCCCGAGATCCACGTTCCGGATGGATTCACGGTCGAACTCGCCGCAGGCCCACCACTGGTGGAGCACCCCACGTTCGCCACGCTGGATGACCAAGGCCGGATGTTCGTGTGTGAGAACGCGGGCGTGAACATGACCGCCGAGGAATTGGAAGAGCACCTTCCCAACTCCATCCGCCTGCTGGAAGACACCAATGCCGACGGACGATTCGACAAGAGCACCGTCTTCGCGGACAACATGACTTTCCCCATGGGCGGTGCGTGGCACGACGGTGCTCTCTACGTTGCCTCGCCGCCGAGCATTTGGCGACTGGAAGACACCGATGGCGATGGCGTGGCCGACCAGCGAGAAGTCATTGTCGACAAGTTCGGGTACACAGGGAACGCGGCCAGCATTCATGGCTGCGTTCTTGGCCCCGATGGGCGACTGCATTGGTGCGACGGATACCATGGCCACGAAATCAAGGACGCCGAAGGAACAATCACCAGTCAACGCTTTGGTTCGTATCTCTTCTCGTGCTTCCCTGATGGCTCCGACGTTCGCATTCACTGCGGGGGCGGAATGGACAATCCTGTCGAAGTGGACTTCACCGACGAAGGTGAGATGCTGGGGACAGTGAACATCTTTGAGACACGTCCTCGCGCCGATTGCCTGGTCCATTGGTTGCATGGTGGAGCGTACCCGCATCGCGAGCAGGTCCTGTCCGAACTCAAAGTCACAGGCGACGTTCTGGGCGCGGTTCATCACTTTGGCCATGTGGCCGTCTCCGGAACGACACGCTATCGCAGCGGCATACTGGACGCTGACTGGCGAGACAACCTGTTCGCAACCTTCTTCAACAGTGGCAAAGTTGTCCGGATTCAGCTGCACAGAGACGGTGCCTCGTTCCGTGCATCGCAACGAGAATTCCTGACATGCCAGAGCCGCGACTTCCACCCGACCGATGTGACCGAGGACGCCGACGGCAGCTTGCTGGTGGTCGACACGGGGGGATGGTTCTATCGCGGTTGCCCAACATCCCAGTTCGCCAAACCCGACGTGCAGGGTGGAATCTACCGGGTGCGACGCCGCACAGCGACGAAGCACGGGGATCCACGAGGCAATCAAATCGACTGGGCAGGGCAGGCAGATTCCGAGCCAGTGAAGCTTCTAACCGATTCGCGTTTCGCAGTGCGAGAAAGAGCGATTGCCGAGTGCGCCAAGCGTGGGAATTCAATCGTTCCGTCACTGACACAAACCCTGGGCCATCCAGAGCCCCTGGCTCGCAGGAACGCTGTCTGGGCATTGACGCGGATCATCGGCAATGCGCAGAAAAATCGGCCACCGACGCCGCATCCGACATCCACGGCGGCCAAAACCACGGCGTCAAACAGGCAACACCATGCCATGATCAGCTCGACATGGAACGAGGCGCGTGCGGCGATCCGACAAGCACTCGATGACCGGCACCCCAGTGTGCGACAGGCGGCATGTCGAAGCATTGCCACCTACCCTGATCCAGCAGCACTCGGGCGGCTGCTGAAAATGATTCAGCACGACGAACCACCCATTCGTCGAGAGGCCGCCACAGCTCTCGGTCGTCTTGGTGACGCCAAGGCCGTCCCCGCGTTGCTGGAGGCATTGAACAACGCCGGCGACCGCACCGAGGAACACGCCCTTGTCTACGCAATGATTGAAATCGACGATCCGGAAAAAACTCGCGTGGGGCTGGCAGCGAACAACGCAAACGTCCAACGCGGAACACTCTTTGCGCTGGACCAGATGGATAGCGGGAACCTGACGGTGGAGGAGGTCGTTCCATTGGCCGCGGCAGACGATCCCGAGTTGCAACGAGCCGCTGCTGAGATTTTCAGTCGTCACCCGGAATGGAGTCTTCATTCGGTGGTGGTGATCGCTGAACTGCTGAAACGCCCCCAATCAGCCGAGCGAAACCAAGTTGTGATTCGCAAGCTGACGACACGCTCGCTCAGCGATGATTCCGTTGGTTCGCTGATAGGCCGCTTGCTCGGTGCCTCCAACACGCCCCGCCAAACATATGACCTCTTGCTGGCGGCGATCGCTGACGGTCGCGACGTAACCTTGCACGACAGCTGGATCGAACCGTTGAAACGACTGCTGAACGAGGCCGCTGCAGCTTCCCAAAATTCGAATTCAGCCGTCTCGTCGCCTCCAGAACAAAGGGATCGATTCGAACGCACGCTGGCAGCGCTGTCCGCCATCAGATCCGATCGGTTTCGCAGTCAACTGAACCAGATGGGTGCCAATGAATCGATCCCTGTCCCGCTGCGTGTCGCTGCGATCGAAGCGGCGTCGGAGGAGCATGGTCGACTGACCGACTTCTCGCTCGCTTTGCTTCTTGGTCTGCTCGACGGCAGTCCCCAGGAAGGACTCACGGCAGCGCAGAAAATTGGTGGCTCGGGGCTCAGCGAATCGCAGCTGATTCAGCTAGCACCCCGTTTGGCTTCGGTGCCCCCATCCCAATTGCAAGAACTCATTCGCCCGTTTCAACGTTCACAAAATCCAGACGTTGCCAAGGCTTTTCTGACGGCGATGAAAGACTCCCGAAGCCTGACGAGCCTCACGCCAACCCAGTTTTCAGACACGATCATGCGGTACCCACGCGATCTGTTGCCCGAAGCAAACGAGTTGCTCGATCGCATTCAACGAGAAACACAAGCACGACTGGCACGGCTCGACCGACTGCTCCCCAAACTCTCACAAGGTGACGCTGAACGAGGGCGTCAGCTGTTTTTTTCCGAAAAGTCGAAATGTGCCACTTGCCATCGCGTTGGCAGCAAGGGCGGTCAAATCGGTCCCGACCTGACGACAATTGGAGCGAATCGTGCCGACCGTGACCTGCTGGAATCGATCGTGTTTCCGTCGGCGACAATCGTGCGTGATTACGAAACGTACTCAGTCTTGACCGTTGACGGGCGTGTTCTCACGGGACTCATTGCACGCGAAACCAGCGACGCATTGCACCTGCAGCAACAAACCGGTGAACCAGTTGCGATTGCTCATGACGACATTGAAGAAATGGTCCCGAGCATCGTCTCGACCATGCCCAGCGATTTGGACAAAACATTGTCTGAATCCGAACTCGCCGATGTGGTCGCTTACCTGAAGAGTCTCAACCAACTGGCACCACCCGAGGCAGCGACAGGAACCGAGAAGTGA
- a CDS encoding sulfatase family protein — MRPIQTWTLHFLLAAMMLLHAAGVAVADRPDILLIVSDDQGYNDLGQLGNGILTPALDRLAKEGTRLTNFYVAWPACTPSRASLLTGRYPQRNGIDDMIRNEAPDYGHRYTPEEYAVTFERIGGMDEREVILPTVLQSAGYKSGIFGKWDLGALQRMLPTSRGFDDFYGFVNTGIDYFTHERYGVPCMVRNLEPSEADKGTYCTHLFQREALRFLDEHAGKEPFFLYVPFNAPHNSSSLDPTIRSSVQAPDQFKAMYPPVEVETRVTDRYRYGSPATVTTPEARRRDYRAAVTCMDAAIGEMLKALEAKQRLNNTIIVFFSDNGGSGGADNSPLRGRKAQTWEGGIRVPCIVRWPAGEIPAGVVNDEFLTSLELLPSFAAAAGVEPPAGVVLDGFDWWPTLRGESVSPRREMFWKRRDQIGARVGQWKWVQMGKQGGLFHLQDDIAEQHDLSESRPEILAMVKERYAHWLREMEAAEPRGPFRDF, encoded by the coding sequence ATGCGACCGATTCAAACCTGGACGCTCCACTTCTTGCTGGCAGCAATGATGTTGCTCCATGCAGCAGGAGTCGCTGTGGCAGATCGTCCAGACATCTTGCTGATCGTCTCGGATGACCAGGGATACAACGACTTGGGGCAACTGGGCAACGGAATCCTCACACCCGCTCTGGATCGACTTGCCAAGGAAGGCACACGACTGACAAATTTCTATGTCGCTTGGCCCGCCTGCACGCCATCACGAGCCAGCTTGCTGACGGGCCGTTATCCGCAGCGAAACGGGATCGACGACATGATCCGCAACGAAGCTCCCGACTACGGTCATCGCTACACGCCCGAAGAATACGCCGTGACGTTCGAACGCATCGGCGGGATGGACGAACGTGAGGTCATCCTCCCAACCGTGCTCCAATCGGCTGGCTACAAGAGTGGGATCTTTGGAAAGTGGGACTTGGGTGCCCTCCAGAGGATGCTGCCAACATCGCGTGGCTTCGATGATTTCTATGGGTTCGTCAACACGGGCATCGACTACTTCACGCACGAACGCTACGGCGTGCCCTGCATGGTTCGTAATCTCGAACCGTCAGAAGCCGACAAGGGCACCTACTGCACTCATTTGTTTCAACGTGAGGCCCTGCGATTCCTGGATGAACACGCGGGCAAGGAGCCGTTTTTCTTGTACGTGCCGTTCAACGCTCCGCACAATTCCTCGTCGCTGGACCCAACCATTCGCTCCTCGGTGCAGGCCCCCGATCAATTCAAAGCGATGTACCCGCCCGTCGAGGTGGAGACGAGAGTCACGGACCGTTATCGCTACGGCTCACCCGCAACCGTCACCACGCCCGAGGCTCGTCGTCGCGACTACCGGGCGGCAGTCACCTGCATGGACGCAGCGATTGGCGAGATGCTGAAGGCGTTGGAAGCAAAGCAGAGACTCAACAACACGATCATCGTTTTCTTTTCCGACAACGGCGGCAGTGGCGGTGCGGACAACTCACCGCTGCGAGGACGCAAGGCTCAAACCTGGGAGGGTGGCATCCGTGTGCCTTGCATCGTTCGTTGGCCGGCGGGAGAGATTCCCGCCGGCGTGGTGAACGATGAATTCCTGACCAGCCTGGAGTTGCTGCCGAGTTTTGCAGCGGCCGCAGGTGTGGAACCACCTGCAGGCGTTGTCCTCGACGGATTCGATTGGTGGCCCACCCTTCGTGGCGAGTCGGTTTCTCCTAGAAGAGAAATGTTCTGGAAACGCCGCGATCAGATCGGAGCGAGAGTGGGCCAATGGAAGTGGGTTCAGATGGGCAAACAAGGCGGCCTGTTCCATCTCCAAGATGACATCGCCGAACAGCACGACCTTTCTGAGTCACGCCCTGAGATCCTCGCGATGGTCAAAGAACGCTACGCCCACTGGCTTCGCGAGATGGAAGCCGCTGAACCACGCGGCCCCTTTCGCGATTTCTGA
- a CDS encoding dihydrodipicolinate synthase family protein codes for MQISDLSPAIRANVRQGMVIPAQPLALDANRQFDPRYQTALTRYYIDAGAGGIAVGVHSTQFAIRDPSIALYEPVLRLASDVIDEHAGDQGREVFKVAGVCGKTKQAIREAEFAVSQRYHACLLSLAALADDSIDDLIAHCREVAQVMPVIGFYLQPAVGGCVLPYEFWREFAEIENVIAIKLAPFNRYQTLDVVRALCDADRDDAITLYTGNDDNIIADLLTPYRIVTDHGVKLVRIRGGLLGHWCVWTRKAVELLDEIHSVLDRGGDIPSELLSRNIQVTDCNAAFFDAANQFAGCIPGIHEVLRRQGLLTGTWCLDPHEVLSRGQSEEIDRVIAAYPHLHDDAFVSENLNRWLR; via the coding sequence ATGCAGATCAGTGACCTCTCGCCAGCCATCCGCGCGAACGTCCGCCAGGGAATGGTCATCCCGGCACAACCCTTGGCGTTGGATGCCAATCGGCAATTCGATCCTCGATACCAAACCGCGTTGACTCGTTATTACATCGATGCCGGTGCCGGTGGCATCGCCGTTGGTGTTCATTCCACCCAGTTCGCCATCCGCGATCCATCCATCGCGCTGTATGAACCTGTGTTGCGTCTGGCGTCGGACGTCATCGATGAACACGCCGGTGATCAGGGCCGAGAAGTATTCAAGGTCGCGGGTGTTTGCGGGAAAACAAAGCAGGCAATTCGCGAGGCGGAGTTCGCCGTTTCTCAGCGATACCACGCGTGTCTGTTGAGTCTAGCGGCGTTGGCCGACGATTCCATCGACGATCTGATTGCTCACTGCCGAGAGGTCGCCCAGGTCATGCCCGTGATCGGTTTCTACTTGCAACCGGCCGTCGGTGGTTGTGTGCTGCCGTATGAATTCTGGCGTGAGTTCGCTGAAATTGAAAACGTCATCGCAATCAAACTGGCTCCCTTCAACCGTTATCAAACGCTGGATGTGGTTCGCGCCCTTTGCGACGCCGATCGGGACGACGCGATCACTCTTTACACCGGAAACGACGACAACATCATCGCGGACCTGCTGACTCCCTACCGCATTGTCACAGACCACGGGGTGAAGTTGGTTCGGATTCGCGGCGGGCTGCTGGGGCACTGGTGCGTGTGGACTCGCAAGGCCGTTGAATTGCTCGATGAAATTCACTCGGTGCTGGATCGCGGTGGCGACATTCCGTCGGAACTACTCAGCCGCAACATCCAGGTCACGGATTGCAATGCCGCGTTCTTTGATGCCGCCAATCAGTTTGCTGGCTGCATCCCCGGAATCCACGAAGTGCTGCGTCGCCAAGGCTTGCTGACTGGAACATGGTGCCTGGATCCCCACGAAGTCCTCTCCCGCGGTCAGTCAGAAGAGATCGATCGTGTGATCGCCGCCTACCCTCATCTCCATGACGACGCATTTGTTAGCGAGAACCTCAACCGATGGCTGCGCTGA
- a CDS encoding NAD-dependent epimerase/dehydratase family protein, whose amino-acid sequence MTIDFPEWIESETQLDALLARPSDALVEFMRQLDGDLIILGIAGKMGVSLGQLAVAAIEKAGLRKNVLGVARFSDADARARLESAGVKTIQCDLLDRDAVANLPSVPNVLFMAGRKFGTGGEEPLTWAMNTIVPANVAHHFRDSKIVAFSTGCVYPLASVDQPPTEDTPPGPIGEYAQSCLGRERMFEYGSLEWGTPVCLYRLNYSIDLRYGVLHDIATKIWNGDPVDNSAQAFNVIWQGDANQQALMCLGHCTSPANILNVTGPETLFTEDVARQLGELLNKPVRFTTTPGDASYLSNNSQATKLLGPPSVSAEQLMRWQAHWVKTGGRSLNKPTHFEVSDGAY is encoded by the coding sequence ATGACGATCGATTTCCCTGAATGGATTGAATCCGAAACTCAACTGGATGCCTTGCTGGCCCGGCCGAGCGATGCGTTGGTCGAGTTCATGCGACAACTCGATGGCGACCTGATCATCTTGGGGATCGCCGGGAAGATGGGCGTCAGCTTGGGCCAACTGGCTGTCGCTGCCATTGAGAAAGCAGGTTTGCGTAAAAACGTGTTGGGGGTCGCACGCTTTTCTGATGCGGATGCTCGGGCTCGCTTGGAATCAGCGGGTGTCAAAACAATCCAGTGCGATTTGCTCGACCGAGACGCGGTCGCCAACCTTCCTTCCGTGCCCAATGTCCTGTTCATGGCCGGCCGGAAATTCGGGACCGGGGGCGAGGAACCTCTGACTTGGGCGATGAACACGATTGTTCCTGCGAATGTCGCCCATCACTTTCGCGATTCCAAGATCGTTGCCTTTTCCACCGGCTGTGTTTACCCGCTGGCTTCGGTGGATCAACCACCAACCGAAGACACGCCGCCGGGGCCAATTGGTGAGTACGCCCAATCGTGCCTGGGGCGAGAACGAATGTTTGAGTACGGCAGCCTCGAGTGGGGAACCCCCGTCTGCCTGTACCGGCTCAATTACTCGATCGACCTGAGGTACGGCGTGCTGCACGACATCGCCACCAAGATTTGGAACGGTGACCCCGTCGACAACTCCGCTCAAGCCTTCAACGTGATCTGGCAGGGCGATGCCAATCAACAAGCGTTGATGTGCCTGGGACACTGCACCTCACCGGCAAACATTCTCAATGTCACTGGACCAGAAACGTTGTTCACCGAAGACGTTGCCCGGCAACTCGGGGAACTGCTGAACAAGCCCGTTCGGTTCACAACCACTCCGGGCGACGCGTCTTACTTGAGCAACAACTCCCAAGCCACCAAGTTGCTTGGACCGCCATCCGTTTCCGCCGAGCAACTGATGCGCTGGCAAGCTCATTGGGTCAAGACCGGCGGTCGCTCGCTGAACAAACCCACTCATTTCGAAGTCAGCGACGGAGCCTATTGA
- a CDS encoding isoaspartyl peptidase/L-asparaginase encodes MKSRATILATAVAFAFIALPSTQGEEPTMKPTWAIVIHGGAGSSPAQLGDASSKRRTEGLQHALQTGRDLLADGGSAMDTVEAVIRTMEDNSIFNAGRGSVLTEDGRVEMDASVMDGETLRCGAVAGVTKVKNAISLARRVMTNTKHVLLVGPGADEFAETQQVPLVDPAYFLSQREEEGAANIASATHDEDESHFGTVGCVVLDSHGNLAAGTSTGGTANKLPGRVGDSPIIGAGTYAANGLCAVSGTGVGEEYIRNSVAYDIAAQMRYAGKSLESSVTEIMLNRLQPGIGGLIAVSQAGEIVMQHNTPGMSCAAADSTGRFETHLILDNGGAPANAQTGSNESVSSEANSPESIITALIQQQASDWNAGDIDAFMNVYWKSDQLTFSSGGDVTRGFDATLQRYQQRYPTPEDMGKLTFTDLEFLPLGDSSMQVLGIWKLERDKPIDGRFTLVFQRFPEGWRIVHDHTSKSPDEPNQ; translated from the coding sequence ATGAAATCCCGAGCGACGATCCTTGCTACCGCCGTTGCGTTTGCATTCATTGCCCTCCCATCCACCCAAGGTGAAGAGCCAACCATGAAACCAACTTGGGCCATCGTGATTCATGGCGGAGCAGGAAGTTCTCCTGCACAACTCGGTGACGCATCCAGCAAGCGACGCACCGAAGGATTGCAACATGCGTTGCAAACCGGTCGCGACCTGTTGGCGGACGGCGGGAGCGCGATGGACACCGTCGAAGCCGTGATCCGCACGATGGAAGACAATTCCATTTTCAACGCCGGTCGAGGCTCCGTTTTGACGGAAGACGGACGAGTGGAAATGGACGCGTCCGTGATGGATGGCGAGACGCTCCGTTGTGGCGCTGTGGCCGGCGTGACCAAGGTCAAAAATGCAATCTCGCTTGCACGCCGCGTGATGACGAACACCAAACACGTGCTGCTCGTCGGGCCTGGTGCCGACGAGTTTGCGGAAACCCAGCAGGTGCCACTGGTTGACCCCGCCTACTTCCTCTCGCAACGCGAAGAGGAGGGAGCGGCGAACATTGCTTCGGCAACTCACGATGAAGACGAATCCCATTTTGGAACCGTTGGCTGCGTCGTGCTGGACTCTCACGGGAACCTTGCCGCTGGAACCAGCACCGGAGGCACCGCCAACAAATTGCCTGGACGAGTCGGTGATTCACCGATCATCGGAGCTGGCACGTACGCAGCCAATGGGCTGTGCGCGGTTTCAGGCACCGGTGTCGGCGAAGAGTACATTCGCAATAGCGTCGCCTACGACATCGCGGCGCAAATGCGTTACGCCGGCAAATCACTCGAGTCATCTGTCACCGAGATCATGCTGAATCGTCTCCAACCTGGCATCGGTGGATTGATCGCCGTTTCACAAGCGGGCGAGATCGTGATGCAGCACAACACACCTGGCATGAGCTGCGCCGCGGCTGACAGCACCGGACGATTCGAGACGCACCTGATCCTCGACAACGGCGGAGCCCCTGCGAATGCCCAAACAGGTTCCAATGAATCGGTGTCCTCCGAGGCGAATTCCCCCGAGTCAATCATCACGGCTCTGATTCAACAGCAAGCCAGCGACTGGAACGCGGGCGACATCGACGCGTTCATGAATGTCTACTGGAAGAGCGACCAGCTCACGTTCTCATCCGGAGGCGACGTGACGCGAGGGTTCGATGCGACGTTGCAGCGATACCAGCAGCGGTATCCAACGCCCGAAGACATGGGAAAGCTCACCTTCACAGACCTGGAATTCTTGCCGCTGGGTGACTCTTCCATGCAAGTCCTGGGGATCTGGAAACTCGAACGGGACAAGCCCATCGACGGCCGGTTCACGCTGGTCTTCCAACGCTTTCCCGAAGGCTGGCGAATCGTTCACGACCACACCTCCAAGTCCCCCGATGAACCCAACCAATGA